In Macadamia integrifolia cultivar HAES 741 chromosome 5, SCU_Mint_v3, whole genome shotgun sequence, a single window of DNA contains:
- the LOC122078343 gene encoding probable calcium-binding protein CML15 — translation MGLLHLSLSLSLSLSLSLSLSSFLASLPPCPPPTELLLPPHTTYTPPLILLLLLLLLLLIIIIIHYCVPHFVSMTAIQANQLRQLKEIFTRFDMDSDGSLTLLELAALLRSLGIKPTGDQIHVMLATMDSNGNGSVEFEELVNAILPDMKEEILINQEQLLEVFRSFDRDGNGYITPAELAGSMAKMGHPLTYRELTEMMREADSDGDGVISFNEFATIMAKSAADFLGLASIS, via the exons ATGGGGCttttgcatctctctctctctctctc tctctctctctctctctctctctctctctcttccttcctgGCCTCTCTTCCTCCCTGCCCTCCTCCTACTGAGCTTCTTCTTCCACCACACACCACTTACACACCTCCCcttatcctcctcctcctcctcctcctcctcctcctcatcatcatcatcatccattaCTGTGTTCCCCATTTTGTCTCCATGACTGCAATCCAAGCCAATCAGCTAAGACAGCTGAAAgagatttttacgaggttcgacatgGATTCTGATGGAAGCCTTACCCTTTTGGAGCTCGCGGCGCTTCTACGTTCTCTTGGGATAAAACCAACAGGAGATCAGATTCATGTAATGTTAGCTACCATGGATTCTAATGGAAATGGTTCTGTGGAATTTGAAGAATTGGTGAATGCTATATTACCAGATATGAAGGAAGAGATATTGATCAATCAAGAACAACTATTGGAGGTATTCCGGTCTTTTGATAGAGATGGTAATGGATATATAACTCCGGCAGAGCTAGCTGGTTCAATGGCGAAGATGGGTCATCCTTTAACATATAGAGAACTTACAGAGATGATGAGAGAAGCTGatagtgatggtgatggtgttatcagtttcaatgaattCGCGACGATAATGGCAAAATCCGCTGCTGATTTCCTCGGACTTGCATCTATCTCGTAG
- the LOC122078344 gene encoding uncharacterized protein LOC122078344 yields the protein MHPYMNPLIEAIVSAKTGMETPQMPDQQGRQQPLISPEAVSNSAWHNSGSVGPFFAVISIITVLAVISCILGRVCGGREVHPLENIRHRGCLGWLRRCRRCMGGGVVEVGARVVGCGGNSNGKAQIAEPSLPPPA from the coding sequence ATGCATCCATATATGAACCCCTTGATTGAGGCTATTGTCTCTGCTAAGACTGGCATGGAGACTCCACAGATGCCTGATCAGCAGGGACGGCAGCAACCATTGATCTCTCCAGAAGCAGTATCAAACAGTGCTTGGCATAATTCAGGATCTGTGGGGCCATTTTTTGCTGTGATTTCCATTATTACAGTTTTGGCAGTTATATCTTGCATATTGGGTCGGGTTTGTGGAGGAAGGGAAGTTCATCCACTGGAAAATATCAGGCACAGAGGCTGCTTAGGGTGGTTGAGAAGGTGTAGAAGGTGCATGGGTGGTGGCGTTGTTGAAGTGGGTGCCAGGGTGGTTGGATGCGGAGGAAACAGTAATGGCAAGGCGCAAATAGCTGAGCCTTCGCTACCCCCACCAGCATGA